A window from Planococcus maritimus encodes these proteins:
- the mfd gene encoding transcription-repair coupling factor, giving the protein MKHILQAFLGDSHTQSFINELKKGQDHQLISGLSGSARPIFYQTVHEELDKPLLVVTPNLLHAQRVYDDLVRLMGEQRVRLYPAEETIAADIAFSGPELRAHRIDTLDHMKSTGTGIYVTPVSGLRKLLPSPAQWDGATLRVEDGDELDTESWLLKLVAMGYSRTTMVTSPGEFALRGGILDVYPLHFEHPVRIELFDTEVDSIRLFSAEDQRSLEKIHSLCILPAVELVLSAGQKRMLADRIEDQLSASLKKLKDDDTKELMMQYIQNDIDTLRSGDEPEQLAKYAALVDSQSAFLGDYFPNDGVVFFDELGRIQEMTETLEREEAEWTVSLLEEGKFLHDVQLAYPFREVLAKLQQPANFLSLFTRTFPLVTIKKSLAYSCKPMQSFHGQMNLLQAEMERWTLGKFQVFVVASGEERLQKVRSVLDDYDMEAEIITAATELQDGKTYLVDGELSSGFEMPLQRMAVITDAELFKKQPKKKTRAQKLTNAERIKSYSEIKPGDYIVHIHHGIGRFIGIETLESGGVHKDYLHIVYKGDDKLFVPVDKIDLVQKYIASEEKEPKLHKMGGVEWKKTRTKVSAAVQDIADDLIKLYAEREALEGFTFSEDQDMQRQFETEFPYEETPDQLRSIDEVKKDMERKRPMDRLICGDVGYGKTEVAIRAAFKAVLDGKQVAFLVPTTILAQQHFETMSERFKDYPIEVGLMSRFRSKKQQTETVKGLKNGSVDIVVGTHRILSKDVVYKDLGLLIIDEEQRFGVTHKEKIKQLKSTVDVLTLTATPIPRTLHMSMIGVRDLSVIETPPANRFPVQSYVMENNGGLVREAIEREMARGGQVFYLYNRVSDMSRKVDEIQQLVPEARVGYAHGQMSETELESIILGFLDGEYDVLVTTTIIETGIDIPNVNTLIVYDADRMGLSQLYQLRGRVGRSSRVAYAYFMYQRDKVLTDVAEKRLMAIKEFTELGSGFKIAMRDLSIRGAGNLLGSQQHGFIDSVGFDLYSQMLEEAIEERRTGMKKEVVPEVEISLAEDAYIPDSYIADGYQKIQMYKRVKNMETAEEMRDLQDELIDRFGDVPMEAEQLLRIARMKVWARAAGADSIKQQGDRVTVKLSDAGTEAIDGGKVVEASGSYGRAVGFTMSGQALVLTIDGKKTGKHHPFDVLEGMMEILADSVREEASVG; this is encoded by the coding sequence ATGAAGCATATTTTGCAGGCATTTTTAGGGGATTCCCATACTCAATCATTTATCAACGAACTGAAGAAAGGCCAGGACCATCAATTGATTTCTGGATTATCTGGCAGCGCCCGGCCTATTTTTTACCAAACGGTCCATGAAGAGCTGGACAAGCCGCTGCTTGTCGTAACGCCGAATTTACTGCATGCCCAAAGAGTCTATGACGATTTGGTCCGGCTGATGGGGGAGCAGCGTGTCCGGTTGTATCCGGCAGAAGAAACGATTGCGGCGGATATTGCCTTTTCAGGTCCGGAACTGCGCGCCCATCGGATCGATACGCTTGATCACATGAAATCGACCGGTACAGGCATCTACGTGACGCCGGTTTCGGGCTTGCGTAAATTGCTGCCATCCCCGGCACAATGGGACGGGGCGACTTTACGTGTAGAAGACGGAGACGAGCTCGATACGGAAAGCTGGCTATTGAAGCTTGTCGCAATGGGCTATTCCCGTACAACCATGGTGACTTCTCCTGGAGAATTCGCCTTGCGCGGCGGCATTTTGGATGTCTACCCGCTGCACTTTGAGCATCCGGTACGCATCGAGCTCTTCGATACAGAAGTGGATTCCATTCGCTTGTTTTCGGCGGAAGATCAGCGCTCACTCGAAAAAATACACTCTTTGTGCATTTTGCCAGCCGTCGAATTGGTTTTGTCGGCAGGGCAGAAGCGAATGCTTGCAGACCGCATCGAAGACCAACTATCGGCGAGTCTGAAGAAACTCAAGGATGACGATACGAAAGAGTTGATGATGCAATACATCCAAAACGATATCGACACGCTCAGAAGCGGCGATGAGCCTGAACAGTTGGCGAAATATGCCGCCTTGGTCGATTCGCAATCCGCTTTTCTCGGCGATTATTTCCCTAATGACGGCGTGGTGTTTTTCGATGAACTTGGACGCATACAGGAAATGACCGAAACGCTAGAACGCGAAGAAGCGGAGTGGACGGTGTCGCTTCTTGAAGAAGGCAAATTTCTCCACGATGTTCAGCTAGCGTACCCATTCCGGGAAGTGTTGGCGAAGCTCCAGCAGCCGGCCAATTTCCTGTCGCTCTTTACGCGGACATTTCCACTCGTCACAATCAAAAAATCGCTTGCCTACTCTTGCAAGCCGATGCAATCGTTCCACGGGCAGATGAATTTATTGCAAGCCGAAATGGAACGCTGGACGCTCGGCAAGTTCCAAGTATTTGTCGTGGCCAGCGGCGAAGAGCGACTGCAAAAAGTACGTTCTGTGCTGGATGATTACGACATGGAAGCGGAAATTATTACGGCCGCTACTGAATTGCAAGATGGCAAAACCTATTTGGTTGATGGGGAGTTGTCCAGTGGCTTTGAGATGCCACTGCAGCGAATGGCTGTCATTACGGATGCAGAACTCTTCAAAAAGCAGCCGAAGAAAAAAACCCGCGCCCAAAAATTGACCAATGCCGAGCGCATCAAGAGCTATTCGGAGATTAAGCCTGGGGATTACATCGTTCACATCCACCACGGCATCGGCCGCTTTATCGGCATTGAAACACTCGAGAGCGGCGGCGTTCATAAAGATTATTTGCACATTGTTTATAAAGGTGACGATAAACTATTTGTGCCCGTCGACAAAATCGACCTCGTCCAGAAATACATCGCTTCGGAAGAAAAAGAGCCGAAGCTCCATAAGATGGGCGGCGTTGAATGGAAGAAGACGCGCACGAAAGTATCGGCCGCTGTCCAGGACATTGCCGATGATTTGATCAAACTGTACGCAGAACGCGAAGCGCTCGAAGGCTTTACGTTCAGTGAAGACCAAGACATGCAGCGCCAATTTGAAACGGAGTTCCCTTACGAGGAAACGCCTGACCAATTGCGCTCGATTGACGAAGTGAAAAAAGACATGGAGAGAAAACGCCCGATGGACCGCTTGATCTGCGGCGATGTTGGCTATGGCAAAACGGAAGTCGCCATTCGTGCGGCATTTAAAGCGGTGCTAGACGGCAAGCAAGTAGCATTCCTTGTGCCGACGACCATTCTCGCCCAGCAGCATTTCGAAACGATGAGCGAGCGTTTCAAGGATTACCCAATTGAAGTGGGCCTCATGAGCCGCTTCCGTTCGAAAAAACAGCAAACCGAAACAGTCAAAGGGCTGAAAAACGGATCGGTCGACATCGTTGTGGGCACGCACCGCATTTTATCAAAAGATGTCGTCTATAAAGATCTTGGCTTATTGATCATCGATGAAGAACAGCGTTTTGGGGTGACCCATAAAGAAAAGATCAAGCAATTAAAATCGACGGTGGACGTCTTGACGTTGACGGCGACGCCGATTCCGCGCACCTTGCATATGTCGATGATCGGTGTACGCGACTTATCCGTTATCGAAACGCCTCCTGCCAACCGATTCCCGGTACAAAGCTACGTCATGGAAAATAACGGCGGGCTCGTGCGCGAAGCGATCGAACGTGAAATGGCGCGCGGCGGACAAGTATTTTATTTGTACAACCGAGTCAGCGATATGAGCCGCAAAGTAGATGAGATCCAGCAGCTTGTGCCGGAAGCTCGCGTCGGCTATGCGCATGGGCAGATGTCTGAGACCGAACTCGAATCGATCATTCTCGGCTTTCTCGACGGCGAGTACGACGTCTTAGTGACGACGACGATTATCGAAACCGGCATCGACATCCCGAACGTCAACACGCTCATCGTCTATGATGCCGATCGCATGGGCTTGTCGCAGCTTTACCAATTGCGTGGGCGCGTCGGGCGCTCGAGCCGCGTGGCCTATGCCTATTTCATGTACCAACGTGACAAAGTGCTGACCGATGTTGCGGAAAAACGCTTGATGGCAATCAAAGAATTTACCGAACTCGGCTCAGGCTTTAAAATCGCCATGCGCGATTTGTCGATCCGCGGGGCGGGCAATTTGCTCGGCTCCCAGCAACACGGCTTTATCGATTCCGTCGGTTTCGATTTGTATTCACAAATGCTCGAAGAAGCAATCGAGGAACGCCGAACCGGCATGAAGAAAGAAGTCGTGCCAGAAGTGGAAATCTCGCTGGCAGAAGATGCCTATATTCCAGACAGCTATATTGCTGATGGCTACCAAAAGATTCAAATGTACAAGCGCGTTAAAAACATGGAAACAGCAGAAGAAATGCGCGATTTGCAGGATGAATTAATCGACCGTTTCGGTGATGTGCCGATGGAAGCCGAACAATTGCTGCGCATTGCCCGTATGAAAGTCTGGGCGCGCGCTGCCGGTGCCGACTCCATTAAACAGCAAGGAGACCGCGTTACGGTTAAATTAAGCGATGCCGGAACAGAAGCAATCGATGGCGGGAAAGTCGTCGAAGCTTCCGGCAGCTACGGGCGTGCCGTCGGCTTTACGATGAGCGGCCAGGCACTCGTATTGACGATAGACGGCAAAAAAACCGGCAAGCATCATCCATTCGATGTGCTTGAGGGCATGATGGAGATTCTGGCGGATTCTGTCAGGGAAGAGGCGTCTGTCGGGTGA
- a CDS encoding putative polysaccharide biosynthesis protein gives MTAQHSMNSFLKGAALLTLAGFAVKLLSAIYRVPFQNLVGDEGFYIYQQIYPFVAIFGIWASYGFAVSMSKLLAEHENAEHAGILRSAFWLIAVISAAAFSALYFGAETLAGWMGDPLLASLLRAGAFAVVFMAPLAIMKGRLQAAGDMAPVATAQVTEQAIRVGVILIGAFAAVRSGLSLYAAGQVAIAAAGAGALVAALLLWRSYRRQRERTNAVVRSATVKKLLWTSLSVSMSSLLLVLFQLVDSFTIYRLLEQTLGATAAMEQKGIYDRAQPLVQFGILLATSLTLSLVPLIARTMQQKTGRNPELYASLAFRVSVLFAVAASAGLTLVMPYVNEALFKTPDGSFALIVFNWQIVSMSLVLVLTAILYGFGKIRVPALLLGTGLLLKLAGNLWLVPGYGITGAAVAGNIGLGFIAAALIWYFKKVWAMHFAHARFYGWLMAASIAMAAAVFGYEAFIVPLLSWPGRIEAIFMTLTAVPLGAVVFLLIVMKSRIITEREWYIIPFGRRLAALQLALNPRKKRS, from the coding sequence ATGACGGCGCAGCATTCCATGAACAGCTTTTTAAAAGGCGCGGCATTACTGACACTCGCAGGATTTGCTGTGAAACTATTGAGTGCCATTTACCGGGTACCGTTTCAAAACCTGGTCGGTGATGAAGGGTTTTATATTTATCAGCAAATCTACCCGTTTGTTGCGATCTTCGGCATTTGGGCATCCTACGGTTTTGCAGTGTCGATGTCGAAATTATTGGCAGAACATGAAAACGCGGAACACGCCGGCATTTTACGTTCCGCATTTTGGCTTATTGCCGTTATTTCCGCGGCCGCCTTTTCGGCGCTCTATTTTGGTGCAGAGACGCTCGCGGGATGGATGGGTGACCCTTTGCTTGCTAGTTTGCTTCGTGCCGGTGCTTTTGCGGTCGTTTTCATGGCGCCGCTTGCGATCATGAAAGGGCGCTTGCAAGCAGCAGGTGATATGGCACCGGTCGCTACTGCACAAGTTACCGAACAAGCCATACGCGTTGGGGTGATTCTGATTGGCGCTTTTGCCGCAGTCCGTTCCGGCTTATCGCTTTATGCGGCGGGGCAAGTGGCGATCGCAGCTGCTGGTGCTGGCGCCTTGGTGGCGGCCTTATTATTATGGCGTTCTTACCGGAGACAACGCGAGCGCACGAATGCTGTTGTTCGCAGTGCGACGGTAAAAAAACTATTGTGGACGAGCCTCAGTGTTAGCATGAGTTCGCTGTTGCTGGTCTTGTTTCAGCTCGTCGATTCGTTCACGATCTACCGCTTGCTCGAACAGACACTTGGCGCAACAGCGGCGATGGAGCAAAAAGGCATTTACGACCGCGCCCAACCGCTCGTGCAATTCGGCATTTTGCTGGCGACATCTCTAACGCTGTCGCTCGTGCCGCTCATTGCCCGTACGATGCAACAAAAAACTGGCCGCAATCCCGAGCTTTACGCGAGTCTCGCTTTTCGCGTTTCCGTATTGTTTGCGGTCGCAGCTTCAGCCGGTCTGACGCTGGTCATGCCGTATGTCAATGAAGCTTTGTTTAAAACACCGGACGGTTCTTTCGCACTGATCGTCTTTAATTGGCAAATCGTTTCGATGTCGCTCGTACTGGTATTGACGGCGATTCTCTACGGTTTTGGAAAAATCCGTGTGCCGGCATTGCTGCTGGGGACTGGCTTGCTGCTGAAATTGGCCGGAAATTTATGGCTGGTGCCTGGCTACGGCATTACCGGGGCCGCCGTTGCTGGCAATATCGGCTTAGGTTTTATTGCAGCAGCACTCATCTGGTATTTTAAAAAGGTTTGGGCAATGCACTTTGCGCACGCTCGTTTTTACGGTTGGCTCATGGCTGCATCCATCGCAATGGCCGCTGCCGTGTTCGGATACGAAGCCTTCATCGTGCCGCTTTTATCATGGCCAGGCCGCATTGAAGCGATCTTTATGACGCTGACAGCGGTGCCGCTTGGTGCGGTGGTGTTTTTGCTGATTGTAATGAAATCACGGATTATTACTGAGAGGGAATGGTATATCATTCCGTTCGGCCGGCGACTGGCTGCGTTGCAGTTGGCGCTCAACCCACGAAAGAAAAGGAGTTAG
- the mazG gene encoding nucleoside triphosphate pyrophosphohydrolase: MHTIHILGLGAGDLLQLPLGVYRTLKEADPLYLRTAEHPVVKELETEGLRYESFDAIYEKHDDFAPVYQEIAETLIALAENGPVYYAVPGHPLVAEQTVQFLIEAEQAGRCTLSIAGGQSFLDAIFGALRIDPIEGFQLVDGTGLDSNRLNMTDHLLIAQVYDQFSASEVKLSLMEKYPDDYPVTIVTAAGAASEHLRTVPLHALDRSAEIDNLTTVYVPPATEQAQRMNEWQTFRDIIAKLRGPEGCPWDREQTHESLRPYLLEEAHELLQAIEEEDDEAIAEELGDVLLQVFLHAQIGQDNGYFQLEDVLATISDKMIRRHPHVFGDVEVSSAGEVVDNWQAIKQQEKPEGESLLDGQDRYSSSLLTSYNYQKKAAKVGFTWKDADGAWTKFEEELQEFKVELANGSKDQQLDEFGDLLFTLVNIARFYGLSPEQAMVQANRKFRTRFSHVERRAQEDGRTFSDYTLDQLDSFWNEAKAGHGEGEDHETR; the protein is encoded by the coding sequence ATGCATACCATTCATATACTCGGCCTTGGCGCTGGGGATCTTCTGCAATTGCCGCTTGGCGTGTACCGCACGCTAAAAGAAGCGGATCCGCTGTATTTGCGGACAGCCGAACATCCTGTCGTCAAAGAGCTAGAAACAGAAGGCTTACGTTACGAGAGTTTTGATGCAATTTACGAAAAACATGACGATTTTGCGCCGGTGTATCAGGAAATCGCCGAGACGCTGATCGCGCTTGCGGAGAATGGACCGGTCTATTACGCAGTACCGGGACATCCGCTCGTCGCGGAACAGACCGTACAGTTTTTAATTGAAGCTGAACAAGCAGGACGCTGTACACTATCGATCGCCGGTGGGCAAAGCTTTCTTGACGCCATATTCGGCGCCTTGCGCATCGATCCGATTGAAGGGTTTCAGCTTGTCGATGGCACTGGTCTTGATAGCAATCGCTTGAATATGACGGATCATTTATTGATTGCGCAAGTCTACGATCAGTTTAGCGCCTCGGAAGTAAAACTATCCTTGATGGAGAAATACCCGGACGATTATCCGGTGACAATCGTCACAGCAGCCGGTGCTGCATCAGAGCACTTGCGCACCGTGCCGCTTCACGCACTCGACCGCTCGGCGGAAATCGATAATTTGACGACTGTCTACGTGCCGCCTGCAACGGAACAGGCACAGCGCATGAACGAATGGCAAACCTTCCGTGACATCATCGCGAAACTGAGAGGTCCGGAAGGCTGCCCGTGGGATCGCGAGCAGACGCATGAATCCTTGCGTCCTTATTTACTCGAAGAGGCGCATGAACTGCTGCAGGCGATTGAGGAGGAAGATGACGAAGCGATCGCGGAAGAACTGGGTGATGTGCTGCTTCAAGTATTCTTGCACGCACAAATTGGCCAGGATAATGGCTATTTCCAGCTCGAAGACGTCCTAGCGACCATCAGCGACAAGATGATCCGACGCCACCCGCATGTCTTTGGAGATGTGGAAGTTTCCTCTGCTGGGGAAGTGGTCGATAATTGGCAAGCCATCAAGCAGCAGGAAAAACCAGAAGGCGAGTCGCTGCTTGATGGCCAAGATCGTTACAGCTCTTCGCTCTTGACCTCATATAATTACCAGAAGAAGGCAGCGAAAGTAGGCTTTACGTGGAAAGACGCAGACGGCGCATGGACGAAGTTCGAAGAAGAATTGCAGGAGTTCAAAGTGGAGCTGGCGAATGGTTCCAAAGACCAGCAGCTCGATGAATTTGGCGACTTGTTGTTCACACTCGTCAACATCGCGCGTTTTTACGGCTTATCGCCGGAACAAGCGATGGTCCAGGCCAACCGCAAATTCCGTACGCGCTTTTCGCACGTGGAACGCCGTGCACAAGAAGACGGCCGCACATTTTCAGATTACACATTAGACCAGCTCGATAGCTTCTGGAACGAAGCGAAAGCTGGACACGGAGAGGGAGAAGATCATGAGACTCGATAA
- a CDS encoding RNA-binding S4 domain-containing protein, with protein MRLDKFLKVSRLIKRRTLAKEVADQGRILVNGNKAKASSVIKEGDELQIRFGQKVVTARIDQLRENVRKEQTAEMYTILNEEKLDKVEPGFVDDEA; from the coding sequence ATGAGACTCGATAAATTCCTGAAAGTATCACGCTTGATCAAACGCCGTACTTTGGCGAAAGAAGTAGCCGACCAAGGCCGCATTCTGGTCAATGGCAATAAAGCGAAGGCGAGCAGCGTCATCAAAGAAGGCGACGAACTGCAAATCCGCTTCGGGCAAAAAGTGGTCACTGCCCGCATCGACCAATTACGCGAAAACGTCCGCAAAGAACAAACCGCGGAAATGTACACCATCCTCAATGAAGAAAAGCTGGACAAAGTAGAACCAGGCTTTGTGGATGACGAAGCATAG
- the argF gene encoding ornithine carbamoyltransferase translates to MTMIMPLAPTIAQEDFLSLKDYRTEEILDLLNLAIELKKPENKYLPLLKGKILGMIFEKSSTRTRVSFEAGMLQLGGHAMFLSSQDTQLGRGETIADTARVLSGYLDGLMIRTFHQSAVEELAEFSSIPVINGLTDDYHPCQVLADLMTFQEHFGDFKGRKLAYIGDGNNMANSLMIGAAKVGLDIAIAAPKGYEPQAEMVELAQAIAKDTGSVVTVTNDPILAVTESDAIYTDVWASMGQEAEAIQRLNDFTGFQVNAELVQHAKADYIFMHCLPAHREEEVTTAVLEGSHSVIFQEAENRLHAQKAVLVTLMGD, encoded by the coding sequence ATGACGATGATCATGCCGCTTGCCCCAACGATTGCCCAGGAAGATTTTCTGTCCTTGAAAGACTATCGCACCGAAGAGATTCTCGATTTGCTGAATTTGGCGATTGAATTGAAGAAACCGGAAAATAAATACTTGCCGCTATTGAAAGGAAAAATACTCGGGATGATCTTCGAGAAATCGTCGACCCGTACGCGCGTGTCTTTCGAAGCTGGCATGCTGCAGCTCGGTGGCCACGCGATGTTCTTGAGCTCGCAAGACACCCAGCTCGGCCGCGGGGAAACGATTGCGGATACGGCACGTGTGTTGTCGGGGTATTTGGACGGGTTGATGATCCGTACTTTCCATCAATCCGCGGTAGAAGAGTTAGCAGAATTTAGTTCGATTCCCGTCATCAATGGCTTGACTGATGATTACCATCCCTGCCAAGTGCTTGCTGATTTGATGACGTTTCAGGAGCATTTCGGTGATTTTAAAGGCCGCAAGCTGGCATACATCGGGGACGGCAATAATATGGCCAATTCCTTGATGATCGGTGCGGCGAAAGTCGGGCTCGACATCGCGATCGCCGCTCCGAAAGGTTACGAACCGCAAGCGGAGATGGTCGAACTCGCACAAGCCATCGCGAAAGATACCGGTTCTGTGGTGACGGTGACGAATGACCCAATCCTGGCAGTCACAGAAAGCGACGCCATCTATACTGATGTCTGGGCGAGCATGGGCCAGGAAGCAGAAGCTATCCAGCGCTTGAATGACTTCACAGGGTTTCAAGTAAATGCAGAGCTCGTTCAGCACGCGAAAGCGGACTACATTTTTATGCATTGCCTCCCTGCACATCGCGAGGAAGAAGTGACGACCGCTGTTTTGGAAGGGTCGCATTCGGTTATTTTCCAGGAGGCCGAAAACCGCTTGCATGCCCAAAAAGCCGTGCTTGTGACTTTGATGGGGGATTGA